The following proteins come from a genomic window of Salvia hispanica cultivar TCC Black 2014 chromosome 4, UniMelb_Shisp_WGS_1.0, whole genome shotgun sequence:
- the LOC125221668 gene encoding LL-diaminopimelate aminotransferase, chloroplastic-like, with protein MSAIHQNVSTSLSASTSTFLAHNNLKSLRPSHVSVAGRMSAVVKCVATPSAEKTAYKTNVARNENLAKLQAGYLFPEIARRRNAHIAKNPDAKVISLGIGDTTEPIPEVITSAMSKRSEVLSTVSGYSGYGAEQGEQKLRAAIASTYYAGLGIEENDIFVSDGAKSDISRLQVLFGSNVTMAVQDPSYPAYVDSSVILGQTGMFQKDVEKYANIEYMRCTPENGFFPDLSTVGRTDIIFFCSPNNPTGSAASREQLTKLVQFAKENGSIIVYDSAYAMYVSDDSPRSIFEIPGAKEVALEVSSFSKYAGFTGVRLGWTAIPKELQYSDGFPVAKDFNRIVCTCFNGASNIAQAGGLACVSPEGIKAMHEVVGFYKENTAIIVDTFNSLGFKVYGGKNAPYVWVHFPGRSSWDVFSEILEKTHVVTTPGSGFGPGGEGFVRVSAFGHRENVLEACRRFKELYK; from the exons ATGTCGGCGATTCACCAAAATGTTTCCACTTCTCTCTCCGCATCCACCTCCACTTTCCTCGCTCACAACAATCTCAAGTCCCTCAGGCCTTCTCATGTTTCCGTGGCGGGGAGAATGAGTGCAGTTGTCAAATGTGTTGCTACGCCGTCAGCTGAGAAAACTG cttACAAGACGAATGTGGCGCGCAATGAAAATCTAGCTAAGCTTCAAGCTGGCTATCTCTTTCCCGAG ATAGCAAGACGGAGAAATGCACACATCGCTAAAAATCCAGATGCTAAAGTTATCAGCCTTGGAATTGGTGACACAACTGAGCCAATTCCAGAAGTCATTACTTCTGCCATGTCAAAG AGATCAGAAGTGCTGTCGACAGTCTCTGGTTACAGCGGTTATGGTGCCGAACAAGGTGAACAG AAATTGAGAGCTGCCATTGCTTCAACCTATTACGCTGGCCTTGGCATCGAAGAGAATGATATATTTGTATCTGATGGTGCGAAAAGTGACATATCTCGCCTCCAG GTCCTTTTTGGATCTAATGTGACAATGGCTGTTCAAGACCCATCTTACCCG GCTTATGTGGATTCTAGCGTTATTCTGGGCCAGACTGGGATGTTTCAGAAGGACGTGGAGAAGTATGCCAATATTGAGTACATGAGGTGCACGCCAGAAAATGGGTTTTTTCCTGATTTGTCCACTGTTGGCCGGACagacatcatcttcttttgTTCTCCAAATAACCCTACCGGTTCTGCTGCATCAAGAGAGCAACTAACCAAGCTTGTACAGTTCGCTAAAGAAAATGGTTCTATAATAGTCTATGATTCTGCTTATGCTATGTACGTCTCAGATGATAGTCCGAGATCCATTTTTGAGATTCCTGGAGCTAAAGAG GTTGCGCTTGAAGTTTCTTCTTTCTCCAAGTATGCTGGATTCACCGGAGTTCGTCTTGGCTGGACAGCCATTCCGAAAGAGCTCCAATATTCTGATGGTTTTCCAGTGGCAAAGGACTTCAACCGCATAGTGTGTACCTGTTTCAACGGTGCATCTAACATTGCTCAAGCTGGTGGTCTCGCCTGCGTTTCACCTGAAGGCATCAAG GCAATGCATGAGGTGGTTGGTTTCTACAAGGAAAACACAGCTATCATCGTTGACACGTTCAATTCGCTCGGGTTTAAGGTTTATGGAGGCAAAAATGCACCATATGTTTGGGTGCACTTTCCCGGCCGAAGCTCGTGGGATGTGTTCAGTGAGATTCTGGAGAAGACCCATGTCGTCACCACCCCCGGAAGTGGCTTCGGGCCTGGTGGCGAAGGTTTCGTCAGGGTCAGCGCTTTCGGGCACAGGGAGAATGTTCTCGAAGCCTGTAGAAGATTCAAGGAGCTGTACAAGTAA
- the LOC125221666 gene encoding uncharacterized protein LOC125221666 encodes MEDRDFVVGQEFPDVKAFRSAIKEAAIAQHFELRIVKSDLIRYIAKCAAEGCPWRIRAVKLPNAPTFTIRSLDGAHTCGKNAYAGHHQASVDWIVSFIEERLRDNINYKPKDILHDVYEQYGITIPYKQAWRAKERGLQAIYGSSEEGYYLLPVYCEQIRKNNPGSVAEVFTAGSDNRFQRVFISFYASLKGFFEGCLPIVGLGGFPLKSKYLGTLLSATSFDADGGLFPLAFGVVDVENDESWMWFLSELRKAFEMHTEIIPHLTFLSKWQKGIGDAVKRKFPACCHAVCMKHLSESIVREFKNPRLVQLLWKAAYATTASAFKEKMAELEEVSAEASKWLQQHPPSRWALLYFEGTRYGHLSSNVEEFNQWILESRELPVTQVIEQIHCKLIMEFEERRARCKSWFSILAPSAEKHMIEAMNRASTYRVLRSDEVEFEVLSAERSDIVNIRTHSCSCRDWQLYGLPCSHAVAALISSKNHIHAFTAKHFTVASYAAAYAEEINPIPGKIDLKKEGEGETTMDDETRTVRPPKVRRPPGRPEKKRMCVEDLNREKHTVHCSRCNRTGHYKSTCKSEACKSIQQM; translated from the coding sequence ATGGAAGATCGCGATTTTGTTGTTGGCCAGGAGTTTCCAGACGTTAAGGCCTTCCGCAGTGCAATCAAAGAGGCCGCCATTGCACAGCACTTTGAGCTTCGGATTGTTAAGAGTGATCTCATCCGTTACATAGCTAAATGTGCTGCTGAGGGCTGCCCATGGCGCATACGTGCTGTGAAGCTTCCAAATGCTCCGACTTTCACTATAAGAAGTCTAGATGGAGCACACACTTGTGGGAAGAACGCGTATGCTGGGCATCATCAGGCTTCTGTGGACTGGATCGTCAGCTTTATAGAGGAACGGTTGCGTGACAACATAAACTACAAGCCAAAGGATATCTTGCACGATGTGTATGAGCAATACGGGATCACTATACCATACAAGCAGGCCTGGCGTGCCAAGGAGCGCGGACTGCAAGCCATATACGGCTCTTCTGAAGAAGGGTATTACCTCCTTCCGGTGTACTGTGAGCAGATCAGGAAGAACAACCCGGGAAGTGTTGCTGAGGTGTTTACCGCTGGCTCTGACAACCGGTTCCAACGTGTGTTTATTTCGTTTTATGCTTCTTTGAAGGGGTTCTTTGAGGGTTGCCTCCCTATCGTTGGGCTTGGTGGTTTTCCGCTAAAAAGTAAATATCTTGGCACGTTGCTTTCTGCAACTTCCTTTGATGCGGATGGTGGATTATTTCCGCTTGCCTTTGGTGTTGTTGATGTGGAGAACGATGAGAGTTGGATGTGGTTCTTGTCTGAGCTACGCAAGGCCTTTGAGATGCACACGGAGATCATACCGCATCTCACCTTCTTATCCAAATGGCAGAAAGGTATCGGGGATGCTGTGAAAAGGAAGTTCCCGGCTTGCTGTCACGCCGTTTGTATGAAACACTTGAGCGAAAGCATTGTTAGAGAATTCAAGAACCCCCGGCTTGTCCAGCTGCTCTGGAAAGCAGCATACGCCACTACTGCTTCTGCGTTCAAGGAGAAAATGGCTGAACTCGAGGAGGTCTCGGCAGAAGCATCGAAATGGCTACAACAACACCCACCTTCTCGTTGGGCGTTGTTGTATTTTGAGGGAACTCGCTATGGCCATCTCTCATCCAACGTCGAGGAGTTCAACCAGTGGATACTTGAATCCCGGGAGCTGCCAGTGACTCAGGTGATCGAACAGATCCACTGTAAGCTGATAATGGAGTTTGAGGAGAGGCGCGCCAGGTGCAAGTCGTGGTTCTCCATTCTCGCCCCGTCAGCGGAGAAGCACATGATCGAGGCCATGAATCGCGCTTCCACCTATCGAGTTCTTCGATCAGATGAGGTGGAGTTTGAGGTCCTCTCAGCTGAGCGTTCTGACATCGTCAACATCAGAACGCATTCGTGTTCTTGTCGTGACTGGCAGCTCTACGGGCTGCCATGCTCGCACGCTGTGGCAGCCCTCATCTCCTCCAAGAACCATATACATGCTTTCACAGCAAAGCACTTCACTGTGGCTAGCTACGCTGCTGCATATGCCGAAGAGATCAATCCCATACCGGGTAAGATCGACTTGAAGAAGGAAGGCGAGGGCGAGACCACCATGGACGATGAAACAAGGACTGTACGGCCTCCTAAGGTTAGGCGGCCTCCCGGACGCCCCGAGAAGAAGCGAATGTGCGTGGAGGATCTCAACCGGGAGAAGCATACCGTCCATTGTAGTCGATGCAATCGAACCGGGCATTATAAGTCCACTTGCAAATCGGAGGCTTGTAAGAGCATACAACAGATGTAG
- the LOC125224033 gene encoding uncharacterized protein LOC125224033: protein MEECNEIPTKFSSVSSSENRDSIGSLNGGEDDEFYDKIEAPKFVDFTVPDHYSPDDHYWFCLRVGCDQKHEEEMDSEAIYNNFVLRVMAARSPNVRLRKALDRNASRTPTKCPLSAPPKSSKPRLSRMAVISSMSKKMDEGKKKVVRPLLKPGSTPVTKTKPVAAKYLTTPRNKKSISDQSSFRSVQHPKRINVEVPKSRMVAKALVFRSPKKAIKVKTSFELRTPVSKLCQGMNKLEISSQRRKPLQTCKGQEDKLGRSVRTKTKGQLSQKQECEKFLGRDETHSLKKEESCAIGKQLDTKVSEESGLQESSHEEAHSTVPPATQCLDSASPDYSKGEVAKAEECNGNENITSESCVDHHGNNSSEGERNGLDFEDGDDKENVAASDENRMPSNILKQNERKIFGVHQKCDQVRKKVTQAHDILKEGLSGPVMKLKKPKATNPKPFRLRTDERGVLKEATLDRRVGVDSPASQCENTNVSTPGGKLQKKNASDIQKGSPAVVSKTPKRQERLKSAAPMTPESNKPKEQKVKSSAMQRLEKFRKLTSSSVPKRVRPQGVESKKQELVSLLIPGQKLDVIHETSPQVSEPQSTGKAGATVRRNGWR, encoded by the exons ATGGAGGAGTGTAATGAAATTCCGACTAAATTCTCATCAGTTTCATCATCGGAAAACCGAGACTCGATCGGGTCACTCAACGGCGGAGAGGACGACGAATTTTACGATAAAATTGAGGCGCCGAAGTTTGTGGACTTCACTGTTCCGGATCACTACAGCCCCGACGACCATTACTGGTTTTGCCTCCGCGTCG GATGTGACCAAAAGCATGAGGAAGAAATGGATTCTGAAGCAATCTACAACAATTTTGTCCTTAGG GTGATGGCAGCTAGGAGTCCCAATGTAAGGCTTCGAAAAGCACTAGATAGAAATGCTTCGAG AACACCTACAAAATGCCCACTTTCAGCTCCTCCGAAATCATCCAAACCAAGACTGTCAAGGATGGCTGTCATTTCATCAATGTCTAAGAAGATGGATGAGGGCAAGAAAAAGGTCGTTCGGCCCCTTTTGAAGCCTGGATCTACACCAGTGACAAAGACGAAACCGGTTGCTGCAAAGTATCTCACCACTCCAAGGAATAAGAAGAGCATATCTGATCAAAGTTCGTTTAGAAGTGTTCAGCATCCAAAGCGTATCAATGTTGAAGTGCCAAAGAGTCGAATGGTGGCGAAGGCGTTGGTTTTTCGCTCTCCAAAGAAAGCCATCAAGGTGAAGACATCTTTTGAGCTGCGTACACCTGTCTCTAAGTTATGCCAAGGGATGAATAAGCTTGAGATTTCGAGTCAGAGAAGAAAACCACTACAAACTTGCAAAGGCCAAGAAGATAAATTGGGAAGATCAGTTAGAACAAAGACCAAAGGACAGTTATCTCAGAAGCAGGAGTGTGAGAAATTTCTGGGAAGGGATGAGACACATAGcttgaagaaagaagaaagttgTGCTATTGGAAAACAGTTGGACACAAAAGTCAGTGAAGAGTCTGGACTTCAAGAATCTAGTCATGAAGAAGCACATTCGACAGTGCCACCAGCGACACAGTGCTTGGATTCTGCCTCACCAGATTATTCAAAGGGAGAAGTTGCAAAAGCTGAGGAGTGTAATGGGAATGAAAACATTACTTCAGAAAGTTGTGTAGACCATCATGGAAACAATTCTTCTGAAGGAGAACGAAACGGACTTGACTTTGAGGATGGAGATGACAAAGAAAACGTTGCAGCTTCTGATGAGAACAG AATGCCAAGCAACATTCTGAagcaaaatgaaagaaaaatctttGGAGTGCACCAGAAATGCGACCAAGTTAGAAAGAAG GTTACGCAAGCACATGATATTCTGAAAGAGGGTTTGAGTGGTCCGGTGATGAAGCTGAAGAAACCAAAGGCCACAAATCCTAAACCATTTAGACTACGAACTGAT GAGAGAGGTGTTCTTAAAGAAGCCACCTTGGATAGAAGAGTCGGTGTAGACTCCCCAGCTAGCCAATGTGAAAATACAAATGTGAGCACCCCAGGTGGGAAGTTACAGAAGAAAAACGCTAGTGATATTCAA AAAGGGAGCCCGGCAGTGGTTTCAAAGACTCCAAAGCGGCAGGAGAGATTGAAATCAGCAGCTCCGATGACACCAGAAAGTAATAAACCTAAAGAGCAAAAGGTGAAGAGTAGTGCTATGCAGAGGTTGGAGAAGTTCAGGAAACTCACATCATCTTCTGTTCCCAAACGCGTGAGGCCTCAGGG GGTTGAATCGAAAAAGCAGGAATTGGTTTCATTGCTGATTCCCGGTCAAAAGCTGGACGTGATACACGAAACTTCACCCCAAGTTTCGGAACCACAGAGCACTGGAAAGGCAGGTGCGACTGTGAGGAGGAACGGTTGGCGCTGA
- the LOC125224034 gene encoding proline iminopeptidase — protein sequence MNIGVAVVPHNNPLCLSLTHISSTPALPPINNPTTQGRRRNLAVLSRNRNLDYHNSDRLVISETMASKGVSPEVNTSLYADIEPYNTGFLKVSDIHTVYYEESGNPDGHPVIFLHGGPGGGTSSKNRKFFDPQFYRIILFDQRGAGKSTPHACLEENTTWKLIEDIEKLRTHLQVSEWLVFGGSWGSTLSLAYSQSHPDKVTGLVLRGIFLLRKKEIDWFYEGGAAAIYPDAWEPFRDLIPESERGCFVDAYHKRLDSSDKETQYAAARAWTKWEMMTAHLLPNEATAGRGEDDKFCLAFARIENHYFVNKGFFPSDSYLLDNLDKIKHINTVIVQGRYDVCCPMMSAWDLHKAWPEADFRVVPDAGHSANEPGISRELVAATEKMKVIIKGGAP from the exons ATGAACATTGGTGTCGCAGTTGTCCCTCACAATAATCCTCTTtgtctctctctcactcataTTTCTTCAACTCCCGCTCTTCCTCCGATCAATAATCCTACCACTCAAG GAAGGAGAAGAAATCTAGCGGTGCTCAGTCGAAACCGTAATCTTGATTACCATAACAGTGATAGGCTAGTGATCTCAGAGACTATGGCATCCAAGGGAGTGTCTCCTGAAGTGAATACGAGCCTTTATGCGGATATAGAGCCGTACAACACTGGCTTTCTAAAGGTTTCGGACATTCACACAGTATATTATGAGGAGTCTGGGAATCCAGATGGGCAT CCAGTGATTTTCCTGCATGGAGGTCCAGGGGGTGGTACTTCATCTAAGAACCGGAAATTCTTTGATCCCCAGTTTTATAGGATCATTTTGTTTGATCAg AGAGGCGCTGGTAAAAGTACACCTCATGCATGCTTGGAGGAGAATACAACTTGGAAACTCATTGAAGACATTgaaaaactaagaacacaCTTACAAGTTTCAGAATGGCTG GTTTTCGGTGGTTCATGGGGAAGCACACTCTCCCTAGCGTATAGTCAATCACATCCTGACAAG GTGACTGGCCTTGTATTGAGAGGAATTTTTCTGTTGCGCAAGAAAGAAATTGATTGGTTTTACGAGGGTGGAGCTGCTGCCATATATCCTGATG CCTGGGAACCATTTAGagatcttattcctgaaagtGAAAGAGGATGTTTCGTTGATGCCTACCACAAGAGGTTAGACTCCAGCGACAAGGAGACACAA TATGCAGCTGCTAGGGCATGGACCAAATGGGAAATGATGACAGCTCATCTTCTGCCCAATGAAGCTACCGCTGGACGAGGAGAGGATGATAAGTTTTGCTTG GCTTTTGCAAGGATTGAGAATCACTACTTTGTCAACAAAGGTTTTTTTCCTTCAGACTCCTACCTGTTGGACAATCTTGACAAAATAAAGCATATCAACACTGTAATTGTGCAG GGGAGATATGATGTCTGCTGCCCCATGATGTCAGCATGGGATCTTCATAAGGCTTGGCCTGAGGCTGATTTTAGG GTGGTTCCTGATGCTGGGCATTCGGCTAACGAACCAGGAATATCGAGAGAACTTGTTGCTGCAACTGAGAAGATGAAGGTTATCATCAAGGGGGGTGCTCCCTAG
- the LOC125221849 gene encoding pentatricopeptide repeat-containing protein At5g15280, mitochondrial-like, with protein sequence MYVVFSRNLSRQPSRRIPPLLTHLRKTHFPTETDLAHEDLSPQILSGIAKSAISKCSDIKASNKGDKSTSLLLKDYIFRLSDISPKIVRRFWRVSVLRPQDVLELLVGFECRSEKSEIEVRKVESLWGIFKWASNQSREFEHLHRSCNIMASMLVQAGFYREVENLLSRRECQGFLLAYEEVFSGLIEGYVGEFELDRAVLVYERMRGLGLVPSRESYRALLRYLIEVDAAQLMYHVYEDMINVGIGGSLEEKWIHENVIRRLCVDGKVQEARDLFRKVMSFGMKPSSLIISAIVSGYCDKKDYDDLLSFFADFKVVPDAIHGNKILSSVCRNFGVEEASVFLRDLEELGFHPDEISIGILIGSSCRERRLKNAFFYMSDILSRGLKPHLYSYNALLSGLFKEGMWIHARGILVEMKDMGVAPDFSTYKVLVAGFCEARKFDEVKAIVCEMLDHSLVKLSATEDPLAKGFELLGLSPLSVKIRRDNDKGFTKAEFFDKLGNGLYLQTDLNEYERAITQVLDDAMMPDFNSYIMEKIHSLGTENILIMEGEMTRWGQEISLPALCSLFCCLYRAPYNAKVINHHFETISKSTYQLDESTLNLLVRTNCKMGYTFRARTLFDGMTRRGYKIDNGTYSALLVDACKKGDLASLHFYLNLARKSNWSPEVKDGKAILRHLCKNKLLNEALELFEAMLFVSSCDILDIFDSLLEGLCRQGFTGTACVLIDEFSKHATLSYYHIPYSCIVSGFCQEKRFAEAYKVLETMIPKGLPPPMDALTRLISHFCRTNYENAVELRNMCLKNQSSAKLPFHSAFVNGLCKLGRFEEAARIFMEVKGLVLDAEMCNSFITGYCQRNNLKKIRETLGVMIRKDLSISPSSYSSMVCLICRDGKFSLALSLKELMLRVTCIPELVLYNILIFHISSRRKTLDTVIGALQNKGLHFDDVTFNFVVRGLLLHKDVSHALHYLTTMMRKDLKPTNRTLRGVINSLCHKGELEPALNLSREMELRGWIHGSAIQNDIVEALLSKGQLHEAVGFLDRMALKGLIPNDIKYDNLIKQFSQHGHVDKAVNLLNVMLQKGSHPEATSYDCLIQGFCNGQKLDVALDFHKEMLCRDLKPSMTTWDTLIRALSAGGRVVEAEDLLKSMIQLGETPQREAFNCVINRYRSEKNISKTSELLKVMQQKGYEPDFDTHWSLISNLSHSTKKDGGSFLSNLLSGFSSAGKNNPITG encoded by the coding sequence ATGTATGttgttttttcacgaaaccTTTCCAGACAGCCTTCTCGCAGGATTCCACCACTTCTCACTCACCTACGTAAAACCCATTTTCCCACTGAAACTGATCTCGCCCACGAAGACTTGTCTCCACAAATTCTCTCTGGAATCGCAAAATCTGCGATATCAAAGTGTTCAGATATCAAGGCTTCAAACAAAGGTGATAaatctacctctctcttactcaaagattatatttttagacTCTCTGACATATCCCCTAAGATAGTGCGTCGATTTTGGAGAGTGTCTGTGTTAAGACCTCAAGATGTTCTTGAGTTACTGGTGGGGTTTGAATGTAGAAGTGAGAAATCTGAGATTGAGGTTAGAAAGGTCGAATCTTTGTGGGGAATTTTCAAGTGGGCCAGCAATCAATCTAGAGAGTTCGAACATTTACATCGTTCATGTAATATTATGGCTTCGATGCTCGTGCAGGCCGGGTTTTATCGGGAGGTGGAGAACTTGTTGTCAAGGAGGGAATGCCAAGGATTTCTGTTGGCTTATGAGGAAGTTTTCAGTGGTTTGATTGAAGGGTATGTGGGGGAATTTGAATTGGATAGGGCTGTGTTGGTTTATGAGAGAATGAGGGGCCTAGGTTTAGTGCCGTCTAGGGAGAGTTATCGAGCCCTGCTTAGGTATTTGATTGAGGTTGATGCAGCACAGTTGATGTATCATGTTTACGAGGATATGATCAATGTGGGGATAGGAGGGAGTTTGGAGGAAAAATGGATTCATGAAAATGTGATTCGAAGGCTTTGTGTGGATGGGAAAGTGCAGGAAGCTAGAGATCTGTTTAGGAAGGTCATGAGTTTTGGAATGAAACCAAGTAGTTTAATCATAAGTGCAATCGTTAGTGGGTATTGTGATAAGAAGGACTACGATGATCTGTTGAGTTTTTTCGCTGACTTTAAAGTTGTACCGGATGCTATACATGGGAACAAGATTCTGTCTTCAGTGTGCAGAAACTTCGGTGTTGAGGAAGCAAGTGTGTTCTTGCGGGATTTGGAAGAACTTGGTTTTCACCCTGATGAAATATCGATAGGTATCTTGATCGGGTCCAGTTGTCGTGAGAGGAGACTGAAGAATGCTTTCTTTTATATGTCAGATATTTTGTCAAGAGGTCTCAAGCCGCATCTATATTCTTATAATGCACTGTTGAGTGGTTTGTTTAAGGAGGGTATGTGGATACATGCTCGCGGCATACTTGTTgaaatgaaagatatgggAGTGGCTCCCGATTTCTCCACCTATAAAGTACTCGTGGCTGGATTTTGTGAAGCTAGAAAATTTGACGAAGTAAAGGCAATAGTTTGTGAGATGTTGGATCATAGCTTAGTAAAACTCTCAGCAACGGAAGATCCACTAGCTAAAGGATTCGAGCTCTTGGGGCTGAGTCCATTGAGTGTGAAGATTAGAAGGGACAATGACAAAGGATTTACTAAAGCAGAGTTTTTTGACAAACTTGGTAATGGACTCTATTTACAAACGGATCTGAATGAGTATGAGAGAGCAATTACTCAAGTTCTCGATGATGCCATGATGCCGGATTTCAACTCCTATATAATGGAGAAAATACATAGTTTAGGCACAGAAAATATTCTCATAATGGAGGGTGAAATGACACGGTGGGGCCAAGAAATATCTTTACCTGCCTTGTGTTCGTTATTTTGTTGCCTCTATCGAGCTCCCTACAATGCCAAGGTCATTAACCATCATTTCGAGACCATCTCCAAATCAACTTATCAACTCGATGAAAGCACTTTAAATTTGCTCGTTCGGACTAACTGCAAAATGGGATACACTTTTAGGGCAAGGACACTTTTTGATGGTATGACACGAAGGGgttacaaaattgataatggTACATACTCTGCGTTGTTGGTTGATGCATGCAAAAAAGGTGACTTGGCGAGCCTTCACTTCTACTTGAATCTTGCACGCAAATCTAATTGGTCGCCTGAAGTGAAAGATGGAAAGGCCATTCTACGTCATCTCTGCAAGAACAAGTTGTTAAATGAGGCACTAGAGTTATTTGAGGCCATGCTCTTTGTCAGCTCTTGtgatattttggatatttttgaCTCATTACTTGAAGGGCTTTGTCGTCAAGGATTCACTGGTACTGCTTGTGTTTTGATAGACGAGTTTTCGAAGCACGCCACCTTGTCTTATTACCACATACCTTATAGCTGTATTGTGAGTGGGTTTTGTCAGGAGAAAAGGTTCGCAGAAGCCTACAAGGTTCTCGAAACTATGATCCCTAAGGGCCTGCCTCCGCCTATGGATGCATTGACTCGCTTAATTTCTCACTTCTGCAGGACTAATTATGAGAACGCTGTTGAACTGAGAAATATGTGCTTGAAGAATCAGTCTTCTGCAAAGCTCCCTTTCCACTCTGCTTTCGTGAATGGGCTCTGCAAGTTGGGAAGGTTTGAAGAAGCTGCTCGTATATTCATGGAAGTGAAGGGCTTAGTTCTGGATGCTGAGATGTGTAACTCTTTCATTACAGGATATTGTCAACGAAATAACTTGAAGAAAATTCGAGAGACCCTCGGGGTAATGATACGAAAGGATTTAAGTATCTCCCCTTCTAGTTACAGTAGTATGGTATGCCTCATATGCAGAGATGGAAAGTTCTCTCTTGCACTGAGCTTGAAAGAGCTTATGCTTCGAGTAACTTGCATCCCAGAGCTCGTGCTGTATAATATTCTGATATTTCACATTTCATCGAGGCGGAAGACATTGGATACAGTGATTGGTGCTCTTCAGAATAAAGGACTACATTTTGATGATGTTACTTTCAATTTTGTCGTTCGAGGACTCCTGTTGCATAAAGATGTATCACACGCTCTTCACTACCTGACAACTATGATGAGGAAAGATCTGAAGCCAACTAATCGTACGCTACGAGGAGTTATCAATTCTCTCTGCCACAAAGGAGAGCTTGAGCCAGCCTTGAATTTGAGTCGAGAAATGGAATTGAGAGGTTGGATCCATGGTTCGGCCATTCAGAACGACATCGTTGAGGCACTTCTCAGTAAGGGTCAACTCCATGAAGCTGTAGGATTTCTTGACAGAATGGCGTTGAAAGGTCTGATACCGAACGACATCAAGTATgataatttaatcaaacaattttcCCAGCATGGCCATGTGGATAAAGCAGTCAACCTTTTGAATGTCATGCTGCAGAAAGGAAGCCATCCGGAGGCCACCAGCTACGACTGCCTCATTCAAGGTTTCTGCAATGGCCAGAAGTTGGATGTAGCTCTGGATTTTCATAAGGAGATGCTGTGTAGGGACTTAAAACCGAGTATGACTACTTGGGACACTCTTATTCGTGCATTGAGTGCAGGTGGTCGAGTGGTGGAAGCAGAAGATCTGCTTAAATCCATGATCCAGTTAGGTGAAACTCCACAGCGTGAGGCATTCAACTGCGTGATTAATAGATATCGGTCAGAGAAAAACATTAGCAAGACATCGGAGCTCTTGAAAGTGATGCAGCAGAAGGGCTATGAGCCAGACTTTGACACACATTGGTCTCTGATAAGCAACTTGAGCCATTCCACTAAGAAGGATGGAGGCAGTTTCCTGTCGAATCTCCTGTCCGGTTTCAGCTCTGCAGGGAAGAACAACCCCATAACTGGCTGA